One region of Corynebacterium capitovis DSM 44611 genomic DNA includes:
- the mutT gene encoding 8-oxo-dGTP diphosphatase MutT translates to MTKEPINVVGAVFHKDGLVFATRRGPGKTMDGKWEFPGGKIEDGETPKEALVRELKEELLIDAHVADHIVTVDHEYDFGVVRLSTYFCEIASGEPTLTEHSEARWIPLAQLHEYDWAPADLPTISALTQNQ, encoded by the coding sequence GTGACTAAAGAACCGATCAACGTCGTCGGGGCTGTCTTCCACAAAGACGGTCTCGTCTTCGCCACCCGGCGCGGACCAGGCAAAACCATGGACGGCAAATGGGAATTCCCCGGCGGCAAGATCGAAGACGGTGAGACCCCGAAAGAAGCTCTCGTCAGAGAACTCAAGGAGGAGCTTCTTATCGACGCCCACGTGGCCGATCACATCGTCACCGTTGACCACGAGTACGACTTCGGTGTCGTGAGACTTTCCACGTACTTCTGCGAGATAGCGTCCGGCGAACCGACGCTTACCGAGCATTCTGAGGCACGCTGGATCCCGCTCGCGCAGTTGCATGAGTACGACTGGGCACCCGCGGACCTCCCTACGATTAGCGCTCTTACCCAGAACCAATGA
- a CDS encoding DoxX family protein: MSPTPTSQNVARLVLGAFMSFAGTSHLTFNRKEFQAQVPNWFPANKDLVVLGSGIAEIALGASLLALPKQRKLTGTTLAAFYAAIFPGNIAQYAERKDGFGLDTDGKRLARLFGQPALIAAALWAAGIPKQ, encoded by the coding sequence ATGTCACCGACCCCAACATCCCAAAACGTCGCCCGCCTGGTACTGGGAGCTTTTATGAGCTTCGCCGGTACCAGCCATCTGACATTCAATCGCAAGGAGTTCCAGGCGCAGGTGCCGAACTGGTTCCCCGCGAACAAGGATCTCGTCGTTCTCGGCTCCGGAATTGCCGAGATCGCCCTCGGCGCCTCCCTCCTCGCCCTACCGAAGCAGCGCAAGTTGACGGGCACCACGCTTGCGGCGTTCTACGCAGCGATTTTCCCGGGCAACATTGCCCAGTACGCGGAGCGCAAGGACGGATTTGGTCTCGACACCGACGGCAAGCGCCTGGCCCGCTTGTTCGGCCAGCCAGCGCTTATCGCTGCAGCACTGTGGGCGGCGGGGATTCCGAAGCAGTAG